One Akkermansiaceae bacterium genomic region harbors:
- a CDS encoding YicC family protein — MHSMTGFGRAEHATSTIAARVEASSVNRKQGEVVVQLPRAYAELEAGIRKAAMQRLSRGRVSISIQLEKPEGATSSIRINASRARALEAAFTELSHAIDRPVQASSTDFLRTPEILDFDDDPADPDDALKAITPALEGALDQMIAMRANEGQHLHDDIESRVTILETIAHEIVSHAPSVLTRYRENLHRRLTESGLEIDIDDDRVLKEIGLFADRCDITEEVTRLRSHFEKFREYLALDEPVGRPLDFLCQEINREFNTIGSKANDAILAQLIVNAKTELEKIREQVQNVE; from the coding sequence ATGCACTCAATGACAGGATTTGGTCGTGCCGAGCACGCCACCAGCACCATCGCCGCCCGAGTCGAGGCGTCATCAGTCAACCGGAAACAAGGTGAGGTCGTTGTCCAGCTTCCCCGCGCCTACGCCGAGCTGGAAGCAGGTATCCGTAAGGCCGCCATGCAAAGGCTCTCCCGTGGTCGGGTCAGTATCAGCATCCAACTGGAAAAACCCGAGGGTGCCACCAGTTCCATCCGCATCAACGCATCGCGGGCCCGCGCACTGGAAGCTGCCTTCACTGAACTGTCCCATGCCATCGACCGTCCCGTGCAAGCAAGCTCCACCGATTTTCTGAGAACTCCGGAAATCCTCGATTTCGATGATGACCCCGCCGATCCCGATGATGCTTTGAAGGCGATCACCCCGGCACTTGAAGGAGCATTGGATCAAATGATCGCCATGCGGGCAAACGAGGGACAGCACCTCCATGACGACATCGAAAGCCGGGTCACGATTCTGGAAACCATTGCCCATGAAATCGTTTCCCACGCCCCCTCGGTTTTGACCCGCTACCGCGAAAACCTACACCGGAGGTTGACCGAATCCGGCCTCGAAATTGATATTGATGACGACCGCGTGCTCAAGGAAATAGGTCTCTTCGCCGACCGCTGTGACATCACCGAGGAGGTGACCCGTCTCCGTTCCCACTTTGAAAAATTCCGCGAATACCTCGCGCTTGACGAACCTGTGGGACGCCCTCTTGACTTCCTCTGCCAGGAGATCAACCGTGAGTTCAATACGATAGGCTCCAAAGCCAACGACGCCATACTCGCCCAGCTGATTGTGAATGCCAAAACCGA
- the tatC gene encoding twin-arginine translocase subunit TatC produces the protein MPNPEGGADIRRMFVLKKLFQLRDKTHEDEEKPFLEHLEDLRVVITRIVLTLVIAMGFCFVFRNELMEIIRRPVEQVWQVSQKDKMPEGPVEIDLDTWELAKKADRDVAGFTPEQQEYYYNHVDPDNKHKLKFHSESVRYYRAAIDMENSDKSGTRFIEKFPGIDQDMRKQLLALMEDGKRPDAAVDSRGKLVLMQALNPTEGFMLSIKLSLFAGVVISFPLLLFFTLQFILPGLKQNEKKALWPAMAIGFGLFLAGVLFSYFFVLPKVLDFFYTYSQEMGVTNEWRIGYYISFATQFTLIFGVAFELPVVVMTMVKLGILNYEIMRNTRSYAILAIVVIAALITPTPDVATLAFLAVPMIILYEICIWLSYFHNRKEREAELKEQEELRQKLLAAPAYSTSREDTDDHDDTEYDDYYPDTSNYDDYHADHSGDEGDESDTGTYDFSEHELEQAYEHESYRPTDSYEPPEDDFDTGSDPSDETEQDEKPKDGSGSKDSTDQT, from the coding sequence ATGCCCAACCCCGAAGGAGGGGCTGATATACGACGCATGTTTGTGCTAAAAAAACTATTCCAGTTGCGTGACAAGACGCATGAAGACGAGGAGAAGCCCTTCCTGGAGCATCTCGAAGACCTGCGTGTGGTGATTACACGTATTGTCCTGACCTTGGTCATCGCCATGGGTTTTTGTTTTGTTTTCCGCAACGAACTGATGGAAATCATCCGCCGCCCCGTCGAACAGGTGTGGCAGGTCAGCCAGAAGGATAAAATGCCCGAGGGGCCGGTTGAGATCGACCTCGACACCTGGGAGCTCGCCAAGAAAGCGGACCGTGATGTTGCCGGCTTTACACCCGAGCAACAGGAATATTATTACAATCACGTCGATCCAGACAACAAACACAAGCTCAAGTTCCACTCCGAGAGTGTGCGCTATTACCGTGCCGCGATTGATATGGAAAACTCTGACAAGTCCGGAACCCGATTCATTGAAAAATTTCCAGGCATTGACCAGGACATGCGCAAACAGCTCCTTGCCCTCATGGAAGATGGCAAACGACCTGATGCCGCAGTCGATTCGCGAGGCAAGCTGGTGCTGATGCAGGCACTGAATCCAACCGAGGGGTTTATGCTCTCGATCAAACTCTCCCTCTTCGCGGGGGTCGTCATTTCCTTCCCGCTGCTGCTGTTTTTCACCCTGCAGTTTATTTTGCCCGGGTTGAAACAAAACGAGAAAAAAGCCCTCTGGCCGGCCATGGCGATCGGCTTCGGCCTGTTCCTGGCAGGTGTTCTGTTTTCCTACTTCTTCGTGCTGCCGAAGGTGCTCGATTTCTTCTATACTTATAGTCAGGAAATGGGCGTCACCAACGAGTGGCGAATCGGTTACTACATCTCGTTTGCGACGCAGTTCACCCTGATCTTCGGTGTGGCATTCGAGCTGCCCGTGGTGGTGATGACCATGGTCAAACTGGGCATCCTCAACTACGAGATCATGCGCAATACCCGTTCGTATGCCATCCTCGCCATCGTGGTGATAGCCGCGCTCATCACACCGACTCCGGACGTAGCCACCCTCGCCTTCCTGGCGGTTCCGATGATTATCCTCTACGAGATATGTATCTGGCTGTCGTACTTCCATAACAGGAAAGAACGTGAGGCCGAACTCAAGGAACAGGAGGAGCTGCGCCAGAAACTCCTGGCGGCCCCAGCGTACTCGACCAGCCGGGAAGATACGGATGATCATGACGATACGGAGTATGATGATTATTATCCGGACACCAGCAACTACGATGACTACCACGCGGATCACAGCGGCGACGAGGGGGATGAATCGGATACCGGCACTTACGACTTCAGTGAGCACGAGTTAGAGCAGGCCTACGAACACGAAAGCTATCGTCCCACCGACTCCTACGAACCACCGGAGGATGATTTCGACACGGGTTCAGATCCATCGGATGAGACGGAACAAGACGAAAAACCCAAGGATGGCTCGGGCTCAAAAGACAGCACTGACCAAACCTGA
- a CDS encoding DUF4126 domain-containing protein — translation METLSLLGVALGFATLSGINLYLTTFLAGLAVRFNWINLAEKYESLDVLANPWIIGIAGVLFLLEFFADKIPWIDSSWDAIHTLIRPVGGTLLALAALGEMDPVVSVIAALLSGSTTLVTHATKAGGRLLINMSPEPVSNAVASLGEDGLVLGGLGLMAVAPVVSFFVFLAIVLLAVWLSRRTWGIIRKGLTALKRRLQGGTMEDAAN, via the coding sequence ATGGAAACTCTTTCACTGCTGGGTGTGGCACTCGGATTCGCTACCTTGTCCGGGATCAACCTCTATTTGACGACCTTCCTGGCCGGGCTGGCGGTGAGGTTTAACTGGATCAATCTTGCGGAGAAATACGAAAGTCTGGATGTTCTGGCGAATCCCTGGATCATTGGTATTGCGGGTGTGTTGTTTCTTCTTGAGTTCTTTGCTGACAAGATACCTTGGATTGACAGCAGTTGGGATGCCATTCACACATTGATTCGCCCGGTTGGCGGCACCTTGCTCGCGCTGGCGGCTCTCGGGGAAATGGATCCGGTTGTCTCGGTGATTGCAGCCCTGCTGAGTGGCAGCACAACGCTTGTTACCCACGCGACCAAGGCCGGTGGCCGGCTACTGATCAACATGTCACCGGAGCCTGTGTCCAATGCCGTGGCCAGCCTGGGGGAGGATGGCCTGGTTCTGGGGGGGCTGGGATTGATGGCCGTTGCTCCTGTGGTATCGTTTTTTGTCTTTCTCGCCATCGTGCTCCTTGCCGTCTGGCTCTCCCGCAGGACTTGGGGGATCATCAGGAAAGGTCTGACCGCCCTCAAACGACGTCTTCAGGGAGGCACCATGGAAGATGCCGCGAATTAA